In a genomic window of Penaeus chinensis breed Huanghai No. 1 chromosome 30, ASM1920278v2, whole genome shotgun sequence:
- the LOC125041196 gene encoding vegetative cell wall protein gp1-like: MPPAPAPAPPVSSSPCPAPPPPLHQSPRVHAPRPRHRSTSLLESMPRAPAPAPPVSSSPCPPPPLHHIPRVHAPRPRPRSTSLLESMPPAPAPPYSSSPCPAPPPPLHQSPRVHATRPRPRSTSLLESMPPAPAPPYSSSPCPAPPPPLHQSPRVHAPRPRSTIFLESMPRAPAPAPPVSSSPCPAPPPPLHQSPRVHAPRPRPRSTSLLESMPRAPAPAPPVSSSPCPAPPPPLHQSPRVHAPRPRPRSTSLLESMPRAPPPPAPPYSSSPCC; the protein is encoded by the coding sequence atgccccccgcccccgcccccgctccaCCAGTCTCCTCGAGTCCATGCCCcgcgcccccgcccccgctccaCCAGTCTCCTCGAGTCCATGCCCCGCGCCCCCGCCACCGCTCCACCAGTCTCCTCGAGTCCATGCCCcgcgcccccgcccccgctccaCCAGTCTCCTCGAGTCCATGCCCCCCGCCCCCGCTCCACCATATTCCTCGAGTCCatgccccccgcccccgcccccgctccaCCAGTCTCCTCGAGTCCATGCCCCCCGCCCCCGCTCCACCATATTCCTCGAGTCCATGCCCcgcgcccccgcccccgctccaCCAGTCTCCTCGAGTCCATGCCAcgcgcccccgcccccgctccaCCAGTCTCCTCGAGTCCATGCCCCCCGCCCCCGCTCCACCATATTCCTCGAGTCCATGCCCcgcgcccccgcccccgctccaCCAGTCTCCTCGAGTCCATGCCCCCCGCCCCCGCTCCACCATATTCCTCGAGTCCATGCCCcgcgcccccgcccccgctccaCCAGTCTCCTCGAGTCCATGCCCcgcgcccccgcccccgctccaCCAGTCTCCTCGAGTCCatgccccccgcccccgcccccgctccaCCAGTCTCCTCGAGTCCATGCCCcgcgcccccgcccccgctccaCCAGTCTCCTCGAGTCCATGCCCCGCGCCCCCGCCACCGCTCCACCAGTCTCCTCGAGTCCATGCCCcgcgcccccgcccccgctccaCCAGTCTCCTCGAGTCCATGCCccgcgcccccccgccccccgctccaCCATATTCCTCGAGTCCATGCTGTTGA